From Streptomyces sp. HUAS MG91, the proteins below share one genomic window:
- a CDS encoding pyridoxal-phosphate dependent enzyme, which translates to MITVADVEAEAERIAGHVVRTPTLSSPGLSGLLGVPVTTKLELLQRTGSFKARGAVAKLLTLTEAERAAGVVAVSGGNHGIGVAVMAGALDVEATVVMPRSAPGRAVDIAKASGASVVLADTMDGAFALMDELRAQGLTLVHPFDDPVVIAAQGTVGLELAEDAGELTDVLVSIGGGGLISGVAAALHARRPGVRVWGVETEGARAMSAALAAGGPVPVELSSVVSTLSAPSVSRLTYEHVSALVTEVLTVTDAEAVQGTLDLADHAKVWAEPAAGCLLPAARRVLERVGDGARLGLVVCGGNATTADVTALADRFGLR; encoded by the coding sequence CTGATCACTGTCGCGGACGTGGAGGCCGAGGCCGAGCGGATCGCGGGACACGTCGTACGGACCCCGACGCTGTCGAGCCCCGGGCTGTCCGGACTCCTGGGCGTGCCCGTCACCACGAAACTGGAACTGCTCCAGCGCACCGGCTCGTTCAAGGCGCGCGGCGCCGTGGCGAAGCTGCTCACCCTCACCGAGGCCGAACGGGCCGCCGGAGTCGTGGCGGTGAGCGGCGGCAACCACGGCATCGGGGTCGCGGTCATGGCCGGGGCGCTGGACGTCGAGGCGACCGTCGTCATGCCGCGGTCCGCCCCCGGCCGTGCCGTGGACATCGCCAAGGCCTCCGGGGCGAGCGTCGTGCTGGCCGACACCATGGACGGCGCCTTCGCGCTCATGGACGAACTCCGCGCCCAGGGGCTCACCCTGGTCCATCCCTTCGACGATCCTGTCGTCATCGCCGCCCAGGGCACGGTCGGCCTGGAACTCGCGGAGGATGCCGGGGAGCTCACCGACGTACTCGTCAGCATCGGCGGCGGCGGACTGATCTCCGGAGTCGCCGCCGCGCTGCACGCCCGCCGCCCCGGTGTGCGCGTCTGGGGAGTGGAGACCGAAGGCGCTCGGGCCATGTCGGCGGCCCTGGCCGCCGGCGGGCCCGTGCCCGTCGAACTCTCCTCGGTCGTCTCGACCTTGAGCGCTCCCAGCGTCTCGCGGCTCACCTACGAGCATGTCTCGGCCCTGGTCACCGAAGTCCTCACGGTGACCGACGCCGAGGCCGTCCAGGGCACCCTCGACCTGGCCGACCACGCCAAGGTCTGGGCCGAGCCCGCCGCCGGATGCCTGCTGCCGGCGGCACGCCGCGTGCTGGAGCGTGTCGGTGACGGCGCCAGGCTGGGCCTGGTGGTCTGCGGCGGCAACGCGACGACCGCCGATGTGACCGCCCTGGCCGACCGGTTCGGGCTGCGCTGA
- a CDS encoding oxygenase MpaB family protein, which translates to MSRGRVDERLLATIGERLTARDELGAALADALRATDAGQPGKVTMKQFRRALQDGVDAVPDAPRALRDFFAAVEPVPDWVDFDLVEEGGRVARRFGRNTADVMLQLALIGSYRFDGPPRLLVETGGLVGGSALRRIAETQHWATAVTAPGALRREGEGFRLTVHVRLMHALVNHRFEHGGGWDAGRWGLPVNQSDLAATLGLFNAVQLLGVRLLGVRVTRAESRAVMHLWKYVGHLLGVDEDWLFDHEAQQHRLNYHLLLTQSYGGSAGPPLAGALVEAQRHLHFRHFARVRRAYARARLLSMLRFFLGRRGMRDLGLPHALPWAVPPIVAANVLRYRILGRTEAGRARLQRRGERFIARHLRRHFHERTPDVAAFDM; encoded by the coding sequence GTGAGCCGCGGCCGCGTCGACGAGCGCCTGCTCGCCACCATCGGCGAACGGCTCACCGCACGCGACGAGCTGGGCGCGGCCCTGGCGGACGCCCTGCGCGCCACCGACGCCGGGCAGCCCGGCAAGGTCACGATGAAACAGTTCCGGCGCGCCCTCCAGGACGGCGTCGACGCGGTGCCGGACGCGCCCCGGGCGCTGCGCGACTTCTTCGCCGCGGTCGAACCGGTCCCGGACTGGGTGGACTTCGACCTGGTCGAGGAAGGCGGCCGGGTGGCCCGCAGGTTCGGCCGCAACACCGCCGACGTGATGCTCCAGCTCGCGCTGATCGGCTCGTACCGGTTCGACGGACCGCCCCGGCTGCTGGTCGAGACCGGAGGGCTGGTCGGCGGCTCCGCGCTGCGCCGGATCGCCGAGACACAGCACTGGGCGACCGCCGTCACCGCCCCCGGCGCCCTGCGCCGCGAGGGGGAGGGCTTCCGCCTGACGGTGCACGTCCGCCTCATGCACGCCCTGGTCAACCACCGGTTCGAACACGGCGGGGGATGGGACGCCGGACGCTGGGGCCTGCCCGTCAACCAGTCCGACCTCGCGGCCACCCTGGGCCTGTTCAACGCCGTCCAACTGCTCGGCGTCCGCCTCCTCGGCGTGCGGGTGACCCGCGCCGAGTCCCGCGCCGTCATGCACCTGTGGAAGTACGTGGGCCATCTGCTGGGCGTGGACGAGGACTGGCTCTTCGACCACGAGGCGCAGCAACACCGCCTGAACTACCATCTGCTGCTCACCCAGAGCTACGGCGGCTCGGCCGGTCCGCCGCTGGCCGGCGCGCTCGTGGAGGCCCAACGGCACCTGCACTTCCGGCACTTCGCCCGGGTGCGCCGCGCCTATGCGCGGGCCCGATTGCTGAGCATGCTGCGCTTCTTCCTCGGCCGCCGGGGCATGCGCGACCTTGGCCTGCCGCACGCGCTGCCCTGGGCCGTGCCGCCCATCGTGGCCGCCAACGTCCTGCGCTACCGGATACTCGGCCGCACC
- a CDS encoding TetR/AcrR family transcriptional regulator — MVERILEAGARVLAEHGYDGASTSRIATAAGISPGSLYQYFPHKDAIVLAVLERYSDQLVAGITARMTGQFEQPAPVIVRATLAALLDGLDVEQPFLRAAVVHGPQLDDGRALRIFEDRIGELVLAYLTTRRDELRPGLSLPTAAWMLVRTVEHLTVRYLLDRPPVQRDHFLQELSQLTLNYLRPTST, encoded by the coding sequence ATGGTGGAGCGCATCCTGGAAGCGGGTGCGCGGGTACTGGCCGAGCACGGTTACGATGGTGCGTCGACCAGCCGCATCGCGACGGCGGCGGGGATCAGCCCGGGCTCGCTGTACCAGTACTTCCCGCACAAGGACGCGATCGTCCTGGCCGTGCTCGAGCGGTACAGCGACCAGCTGGTGGCGGGGATCACCGCCCGGATGACGGGCCAGTTCGAGCAGCCCGCGCCGGTGATCGTCCGCGCGACGCTGGCCGCGCTGCTCGACGGCCTGGACGTGGAGCAGCCGTTCCTGCGCGCGGCCGTCGTCCACGGTCCGCAGCTGGACGACGGGCGCGCCCTGCGGATCTTCGAGGACCGCATCGGCGAGCTGGTCCTCGCCTATCTGACCACCCGACGGGACGAGCTCCGCCCCGGTCTTTCGCTGCCCACGGCCGCGTGGATGCTGGTCCGCACCGTCGAGCACCTGACGGTCCGCTACCTGCTGGACCGTCCCCCCGTCCAGCGCGACCACTTCCTTCAGGAGCTGAGCCAGCTCACCCTCAACTACCTCCGCCCGACGTCCACTTGA